The Raphanus sativus cultivar WK10039 chromosome 2, ASM80110v3, whole genome shotgun sequence genome includes a region encoding these proteins:
- the LOC108832569 gene encoding L-ascorbate oxidase — translation MSVIVWWLVTVVLVAVHSASARVVELEWEVEYKFWWPDCKEGIVMAINGQFPGPTIDAVAGDIVIIHLTNKLSTEGVVIHWHGIRQRGTPWADGAAGVTQCPINPGETFTYNFTVDKPGTHFYHGHYGMQRSAGLYGMMIVRSPKEKLRYDGEFNLLLSDWWHQSTHSQELALSSSPMRWIGEPQSLLINGRGQFNCSQAAYLSNEGKRQCTFRKNDQCAPETLRVKPNKVYRLRIASTTALASLNLGVEGHKLEVVEADGNYVKPFTVDDIDIYSGETYSVLLRTHSFPTKKHFISVGVRGRKPNTTQALTVLSYVDAPESSRPTLPPPVTPRWDDYNRSISFSNKFFAAKGYPPPPKKSDEQLYLLNTQNLIDGHTKWAINNVSLSVTATPYIGAIRYGLNSLSYLKSPAKGLVESYDITKPPVNPTTVKSSGIYKFPMGIVVDVILQNANVLKGKISEIHPWHLHGHDFWVLGYGDGKFRPGVDEKKYNLKNPPLRNTVALYPFGWTALRYVTDNPGVWFFHCHIEPHLHMGMGVVFAEGVDRIAKMDIPDEVLGCGLTRKWLMNRGRH, via the exons ATGTCGGTAATTGTGTGGTGGCTAGTAACGGTGGTTCTGGTGGCGGTTCACTCGGCCTCCGCCAGAGTTGTAGAATTAGAGTGGGAGGTCGAGTATAAGTTCTGGTGGCCAGATTGTAAAGAAGGCATAGTTATGGCCATCAACGGCCAGTTCCCGGGGCCAACGATTGATGCTGTCGCCGGAGACATTGTCATCATTCACCTCACCAATAAACTCTCCACCGAAGGTGTTGTCATCCATTGGCACGGCATACGTCAG AGAGGGACTCCATGGGCAGATGGAGCAGCTGGTGTGACACAATGTCCCATTAATCCTGGCGAGACTTTCACTTACAATTTCACTGTTGATAAG CCGGGAACACATTTCTACCACGGCCACTACGGGATGCAGAGATCAGCGGGACTATACGGGATGATGATAGTGAGATCGCCTAAAGAGAAATTACGTTATGATGGAGAGTTTAATCTGTTGCTAAGTGATTGGTGGCACCAAAGCACTCACTCTCAAGAACTGGCTCTTTCTTCGAGTCCAATGCGTTGGATAGGCGAGCCTCAGAGTCTGTTGATCAATGGGAGAGGACAGTTTAATTGTTCACAAGCGGCTTATTTAAGCAACGAAGGGAAGAGGCAGTGCACGTTTAGAAAAAATGATCAATGCGCACCTGAAACTCTAAGGGTAAAGCCTAATAAAGTTTACCGTCTTCGTATCGCTAGCACCACCGCTCTTGCTTCACTCAACTTGGGCGTTGAA GGACACAAGCTGGAGGTCGTTGAAGCCGACGGCAACTACGTCAAGCCGTTCACCGTCGACGACATCGACATCTACTCCGGAGAAACCTACTCCGTTCTCCTCCGAACACACTCATTCCCAACCAAGAAACACTTCATCTCCGTCGGCGTACGCGGCCGGAAACCCAACACTACCCAAGCCCTCACCGTCTTAAGCTACGTCGACGCTCCCGAGTCCTCACGCCCAACTCTCCCACCGCCCGTGACTCCAAGATGGGACGACTACAACCGGAGCATAAGCTTCTCCAACAAGTTCTTCGCCGCAAAAGGATACCCTCCGCCGCCCAAGAAATCAGACGAGCAGCTCTACCTCCTCAACACGCAGAACCTCATCGACGGACACACGAAGTGGGCGATCAACAACGTCTCCTTGTCCGTCACGGCGACGCCGTACATCGGAGCCATCAGATACGGGTTGAACTCGCTGTCCTACCTAAAATCTCCGGCGAAGGGGCTCGTGGAGAGCTACGACATCACGAAACCTCCGGTGAATCCCACCACCGTGAAGAGCAGCGGGATATACAAGTTCCCGATGGGGATCGTGGTGGACGTGATTCTCCAAAACGCCAACGTTTTGAAAGGTAAGATCAGCGAGATCCATCCGTGGCATCTCCACGGCCATGATTTTTGGGTTTTGGGCTACGGCGACGGGAAGTTCCGGCCCGGGGTTGATGAGAAGAAGTATAATTTGAAGAATCCGCCGTTACGGAATACGGTGGCGTTGTATCCGTTTGGATGGACGGCGTTGAGATATGTGACGGATAATCCTGGGGTTTGGTTTTTTCATTGTCATATTGAACCGCATTTGCATATGGGTATGGGTGTGGTTTTCGCTGAGGGAGTAGACCGGATCGCGAAGATGGATATACCCGATGAGGTGCTCGGTTGTGGGTTAACCAGGAAATGGCTCATGAACCGGGGACGCCATTAA